In the genome of Massilibacillus massiliensis, one region contains:
- a CDS encoding D-glycero-alpha-D-manno-heptose-1,7-bisphosphate 7-phosphatase, with the protein MIETKNQSISSLNKIAFLDRDGVINVKMLEGCYVTNWSQFKFRNGALSGIKLLNNFGYKVIIVTNQRCIARKIITEHELNQIHKKMIEAVADFGGEIEAIYYCPHDLGECICRKPDIGLFLQAEKVYVVDKVNSFMIGDSVSDVEAGRKYGIQSYLLKNSESVESLVKKILKIDK; encoded by the coding sequence GTGATAGAAACGAAAAATCAAAGTATTTCTAGTTTAAATAAGATAGCATTTCTAGATCGTGATGGTGTTATAAATGTTAAAATGCTGGAAGGCTGTTATGTAACAAACTGGAGTCAATTTAAATTCAGAAATGGAGCTCTTTCAGGAATAAAATTGTTAAATAATTTTGGATATAAAGTTATTATTGTTACAAATCAACGTTGCATTGCTAGAAAAATCATAACTGAGCATGAGCTAAATCAAATTCATAAAAAAATGATAGAAGCTGTGGCTGATTTTGGAGGCGAAATTGAAGCTATTTATTATTGTCCACATGATTTGGGAGAATGTATTTGTCGAAAACCTGATATTGGGTTGTTTTTGCAGGCAGAAAAAGTTTATGTCGTTGATAAAGTTAATTCGTTTATGATTGGTGATTCGGTATCAGATGTAGAAGCTGGACGTAAATATGGAATTCAGAGTTATTTATTAAAGAATTCAGAGAGTGTTGAAAGTTTGGTCAAGAAAATATTGAAAATTGATAAATAA